One window from the genome of Anser cygnoides isolate HZ-2024a breed goose chromosome 8, Taihu_goose_T2T_genome, whole genome shotgun sequence encodes:
- the RC3H1 gene encoding roquin-1 isoform X1 yields MLGGSAAPFVGQLPPRPEIVLLNTAPSTAWAGVEAVNPQLPSCASEKLVISLWPQHPTPLPPSAFVCAPLEHRNPVGKLLWTDLGTLRSRARLPVFLTICLYIPKAEGWRQRARTMHLFVVCLFSVWGLAAPKPYVVEDICTAKPRDIPVNPMCIYRNPEKKSQEGEGQEPGKGKSKIPESTNPRVWELSKANSRFAVVFYKYLADSKDNGENIFMSPLSISTAFAMTKLGACGDTLQQLMQVFQFDTISEKTSDQVHFFFAKLNCRLYKKANKSSELVSANRLFGEKSLVFNETYQNISEIVYGAKLWPLNFKEKPELSRKIINEWVANKTERRITEVIPERGIDDLTVLVLVNTIYFKGHWKSQFPTPNTRLDVFHKANGETCQVPIMYQESKFHHASIHQDKVQVVELPYKGDDITMVLVLPYAGTPLVEVERELTSEKLQDWIDSMREVSLTVSLPRFRVEDSFSVKEKLRKMGLEDLFSPENARLPGIVAEGRTDLYVSEAFHKAFLEVNEEGSEASAATAVVVSGRSFPMNRIIFEANRPFLLFIREAALNTIIFMGRISDPCS; encoded by the exons ATGTTGGGAGGCAGTGCTGCTCCGTTTGTGGGGCAGCTGCCTCCTAGACCTGAAATCGTGTTGCTCAATACTGCTCCCAGTACTGCTTGGGCCGGGGTGGAGGCTGTTAACCCGCAGCTGCCCAGCTGTGCGAGTGAAAAG CTGGTCATCAGCCTTTGGCCTCAGCATCCTACTCCCCTCCCACCCTCTGCTTTCGTCTGTGCTCCGCTCGAGCACAGAAATCCAGTGGGGAAACTGCTTTGGACTGATTTGGGCACTCTCAGGTCTCGAGCAAGACTGCCTGTCTTCTTAACAATTTGCCTTTACATCCCAAAAGCAGAAGGCTGGAGGCAGCGGGCCAG GACAATGCATCTCTTTGTGGTGTGTCTCTTCAGCGTCTGGGGCCTGGCTGCCCCTAAGCCCTATGTCGTGGAAGATATTTGCACCGCGAAGCCCCGCGACATCCCGGTGAACCCCATGTGCATCTATCGCAACCCCGAGAAGAAGTCCCAGGAGGGCGAGGGGCAAGAGCCAGGGAAGGGCAAGAGCAAGATCCCGGAGTCTACTAACCCCCGGGTCTGGGAGCTGTCGAAGGCCAACTCGCGCTTCGCTGTTGTCTTCTACAAGTACCTGGCTGACTCCAAGGACAATGGAGAAAACATCTTCATGTCTCCCCTCAGCATTTCTACAGCCTTCGCCATGACCAAGCTCGGAGCGTGTGGTGacaccctgcagcagctcatGCAG GTCTTCCAATTTGACACTATTTCAGAGAAGACATCCGACCAGGTCCACTTCTTCTTTGCCAAGCTCAACTGCCGGCTTTACAAGAAAGCCAACAAATCGTCGGAGCTGGTATCAGCCAACCGCCTCTTCGGAGAGAAATCTTTGGTCTTTAACGAGACCTACCAGAACATCAGCGAAATAGTGTATGGAGCCAAACTCTGGCCGTTGAACTTCAAA GAGAAGCCAGAGCTTTCCAGGAAGATCATAAACGAGTGGGTGGCTAATAAGACAGAGAGGCGCATTACAGAAGTGATCCCAGAGAGAGGTATCGATGATCTCACTGTCCTGGTCCTGGTCAACACCATTTATTTTAAG GGGCACTGGAAATCGCAGTTCCCAACTCCAAACACAAGACTGGATGTGTTTCATAAAGCCAACGGCGAGACCTGCCAAGTCCCAATCATGTACCAAGAGTCCAAATTCCATCACGCATCCATTCACCAGGACAAAGTGCAGGTGGTGGAGCTGCCTTACAAGGGGGACGATATCACGATGGTGCTGGTCCTGCCCTATGCCGGGACGCCGCTGGTGGAGGTAGAGCGAGAGCTGACATCGGAGAAGCTGCAGGACTGGATAGACTCCATGAGGGAGGTCTCTCTCACCGTCTCTCTCCCTCGCTTCCGCGTTGAGGACAGCTTCAGCGTCaaggagaagctgagaaaaaTGGGGCTGGAAGATCTCTTCAGTCCAGAAAATGCCAGACTCCCAG GTATAGTTGCAGAGGGCCGTACAGACCTGTATGTATCTGAGGCTTTCCACAAAGCCTTCCTTGAG GTGAATGAAGAAGGCAGCGAGGCATCAGCGGCCACAGCCGTCGTTGTCTCTGGCCGCTCCTTCCCCATGAACAGAATTATCTTTGAAGCCAACAGGCCCTTCTTGCTTTTCATCCGGGAAGCCGCCCTCAACACCATCATCTTCATGGGCAGAATATCTGATCCTTGCTCCTAA
- the ZBTB37 gene encoding zinc finger and BTB domain-containing protein 37: MEKSGNIQLEIPDFSNSVLSHLNQLRMQGRLCDIVVNVQGQAFRAHKVVLAASSPYFRDHMSLNEMSTVSISVIKNPSVFEQLLSFCYTGRICLQLADIISYLTAASFLQMQHIIDKCTQILEGIHFKINVAEVEAELSQTRTKHQERPPESHRVTPNLNRSLSPRHNTPKGSRLGQVSTVLDIRELSPPEESTSPQIIEQSSDVESREPILRINRAGQWYVETGAGDRGGRSDDDVRVLGGVRIKMENLEEWLGAENQPSGEDGSSAEEVTAMVIDTTGHGSMSQETYALGSSGAKAVRPTSSEIDRFSPSGSMVAVTERYRSKSESPGRMDEPKQPSSQGEESPMIGVSGYVEYLREQEVSERWFRYNPRLTCIYCAKSFNQKGSLDRHMRLHMGITPFVCRMCGKKYTRKDQLEYHIRKHTGNKPFHCHVCGKSFPFQAILNQHFRKNHPGCVPLEGPHSISPETTVTSRGQAEEESPPQEEAVAVGETAQGSVSTTGPD, translated from the exons ATGGAGAAGAGTGGGAACATTCAGCTGGAGATTCCTGACTTCAGTAACTCTGTCCTGAGCCACCTGAACCAGCTGCGCATGCAGGGCCGCCTGTGTGACATCGTGGTTAACGTGCAGGGGCAAGCTTTCCGCGCTCACAAGGTGGTGCTGGCTGCCAGCTCGCCCTACTTCCGCGACCATATGTCCTTGAACGAAATGAGCACAGTTTCCATTTCTGTCATCAAGAACCCATCTGTTTTTGAGCAGCTCCTTTCCTTTTGTTACACCGGTAGGATATGCCTgcagctggctgacatcatcaGTTACCTAACGGCCGCCAGTTTCTTGCAGATGCAGCACATCATCGACAAATGCACGCAGATTCTCGAGggaattcatttcaaaattaacGTGGCAGAGGTGGAAGCGGAGTTGAGCCAGACCAGGACAAAGCATCAGGAGAGACCCCCGGAGTCTCACCGGGTGACGCCAAATCTCAACCGTTCCCTGAGCCCTCGTCACAACACCCCGAAAGGGAGCCGCCTGGGCCAGGTTAGCACAGTGCTGGACATCCGGGAGCTCAGCCCGCCGGAGGAGTCCACCAGCCCCCAGATCATCGAACAGAGCTCGGATGTGGAAAGCAGGGAACCCATCCTGCGGATCAACAGAGCGGGACAGTGGTATGTCGAGACGGGAGCGGGAGACCGCGGCGGACGGAGCGACGACGACGTCCGGGTGCTGGGAGGAGTGCGCATTAAAATGGAGAACCTGGAGGAGTGGCTAGGGGCAGAGAATCAGCCGTCAGGAGAAGACGGGAGCAGTGCTGAGGAGGTCACAGCGATGGTGATCGACACCACGGGCCACGGATCTATGAGCCAAGAGACTTATGCGTTAGGGTCCTCAGGGGCCAAAGCAGTCAGGCCGACCAGCAGTGAGATTGACAG aTTTAGCCCTTCTGGCAGCATGGTTGCTGTGACTGAGCGGTACAGATCAAAAAGCGAGTCTCCCGGGCGGATGGATGAGCCCAAGCAGCCCAGTTCCCAG GGGGAAGAATCACCCATGATTGGAGTGAGCGGTTACGTGGAGTATCTCCGGGAGCAGGAAGTTTCAGAGCGCTGGTTCCGGTACAACCCACGGCTCACCTGCATTTACTGCGCCAAATCCTTCAACCAGAAAGGCAGCCTGGACCGGCACATGCGGCTCCACATGGGCATCACGCCTTTTGTCTGCCGCATGTGTGGGAAGAAGTACACCCGCAAGGATCAGCTGGAGTATCACATCCGCAAGCACACAGGCAACAAGCCCTTTCACTGCCACGTCTGTGGCAAAAGCTTCCCTTTCCAGGCCATCCTCAACCAGCACTTTCGCAAGAACCACCCTGGCTGCGTGCCTCTGGAGGGGCCTCACAGCATTTCCCCCGAGACCACTGTCACGTCTCGGGGGCAGGCGGAGGAAGAGTCTCCCCCGCAGGAGGAAGCTGTTGCCGTGGGGGAGACGGCACAGGGATCTGTGTCCACCACTGGGCCAGACTGA